The Heteronotia binoei isolate CCM8104 ecotype False Entrance Well chromosome 14, APGP_CSIRO_Hbin_v1, whole genome shotgun sequence genome has a window encoding:
- the ATPSCKMT gene encoding ATP synthase subunit C lysine N-methyltransferase isoform X1 yields the protein MSKILPGESSGQDDVTVCDEGFRPRHWGLLATGILGGSLVVLYSIATPFVAPALRKHCLPFVPATPKQIDNVLSVLKGRSGSLVDIGSGDGRIVIAAAKVGFKAVGYELNPWLVWYSRYHAWKAGVHHNAKFYISDLWKVSFSQYTNVVIFGVPQMMLHLEDKLGEELQPEAKVVACRFPFPHWKPSHSVGEGINTVWGYNSESFRMKRKMTEL from the exons ATGTCAAAAATACTTCCTGGCGAAAGCTCAGGACAAGATGATGTGACTGTCTGCGATGAAGGTTTTCGACCAAGGCACTGGGGCTTGTTGGCCACTGGCATTCTTGGGGGCTCACTAGTGGTGCTGTATTCGATTGCCACCCCATTTGTTGCTCCAGCCTTGAGGAAACATTGTCTACCATTTGTGCCTGCTACTCCAAAGCAAATCGATAATGTCTTGAGTGTGCTGAAGGGCCGAAGCGGATCCTTGGTAGACATAGGTAGCGGTGATGGACGCATT GTCATCGCAGCTGCAAAAGTTGGTTTCAAAGCTGTTGGATATGAACTGAATCCCTGGTTAGTATGGTATTCCCGGTACCATGCTTGGAAAGCAGGGGTGCATCATAATGCTAAATTTTACATTTCGGACTTATGGAAG gTCAGTTTTTCCCAATATACAAATGTGGTTATTTTTGGAGTACCTCAAATG ATGCTGCATCTTGAAGATAAGCTTGGAGAAGAACTCCAGCCAGAAGCCAAAGTTGTTGCATGTCGTTTTCCTTTCCCCCATTGGAAGCCAAGTCATAGTGTTGGAGAGGGCATCAACACAGTGTGGGGATATAATTCAGAATCTTTCAGAATGAAAAGAAAGATGACTGAGCTATGA
- the ATPSCKMT gene encoding ATP synthase subunit C lysine N-methyltransferase isoform X2: MSKILPGESSGQDDVTVCDEGFRPRHWGLLATGILGGSLVVLYSIATPFVAPALRKHCLPFVPATPKQIDNVLSVLKGRSGSLVDIGSGDGRIVIAAAKVGFKAVGYELNPWLVWYSRYHAWKAGVHHNAKFYISDLWKMLHLEDKLGEELQPEAKVVACRFPFPHWKPSHSVGEGINTVWGYNSESFRMKRKMTEL; the protein is encoded by the exons ATGTCAAAAATACTTCCTGGCGAAAGCTCAGGACAAGATGATGTGACTGTCTGCGATGAAGGTTTTCGACCAAGGCACTGGGGCTTGTTGGCCACTGGCATTCTTGGGGGCTCACTAGTGGTGCTGTATTCGATTGCCACCCCATTTGTTGCTCCAGCCTTGAGGAAACATTGTCTACCATTTGTGCCTGCTACTCCAAAGCAAATCGATAATGTCTTGAGTGTGCTGAAGGGCCGAAGCGGATCCTTGGTAGACATAGGTAGCGGTGATGGACGCATT GTCATCGCAGCTGCAAAAGTTGGTTTCAAAGCTGTTGGATATGAACTGAATCCCTGGTTAGTATGGTATTCCCGGTACCATGCTTGGAAAGCAGGGGTGCATCATAATGCTAAATTTTACATTTCGGACTTATGGAAG ATGCTGCATCTTGAAGATAAGCTTGGAGAAGAACTCCAGCCAGAAGCCAAAGTTGTTGCATGTCGTTTTCCTTTCCCCCATTGGAAGCCAAGTCATAGTGTTGGAGAGGGCATCAACACAGTGTGGGGATATAATTCAGAATCTTTCAGAATGAAAAGAAAGATGACTGAGCTATGA
- the ATPSCKMT gene encoding ATP synthase subunit C lysine N-methyltransferase isoform X3, which yields MSKILPGESSGQDDVTVCDEGFRPRHWGLLATGILGGSLVVLYSIATPFVAPALRKHCLPFVPATPKQIDNVLSVLKGRSGSLVDIGSGDGRIVIAAAKVGFKAVGYELNPWLVWYSRYHAWKAGVHHNAKFYISDLWKVSFSQYTNVVIFGVPQMVSFKFSPGSCLDMENLLKDLVIS from the exons ATGTCAAAAATACTTCCTGGCGAAAGCTCAGGACAAGATGATGTGACTGTCTGCGATGAAGGTTTTCGACCAAGGCACTGGGGCTTGTTGGCCACTGGCATTCTTGGGGGCTCACTAGTGGTGCTGTATTCGATTGCCACCCCATTTGTTGCTCCAGCCTTGAGGAAACATTGTCTACCATTTGTGCCTGCTACTCCAAAGCAAATCGATAATGTCTTGAGTGTGCTGAAGGGCCGAAGCGGATCCTTGGTAGACATAGGTAGCGGTGATGGACGCATT GTCATCGCAGCTGCAAAAGTTGGTTTCAAAGCTGTTGGATATGAACTGAATCCCTGGTTAGTATGGTATTCCCGGTACCATGCTTGGAAAGCAGGGGTGCATCATAATGCTAAATTTTACATTTCGGACTTATGGAAG gTCAGTTTTTCCCAATATACAAATGTGGTTATTTTTGGAGTACCTCAAATGGTAAGTTTCAAATTTTCTCCT ggcagtTGTCTAGATATGGAGAATTTGCTAAAAGACTTGGTAATTAGTTGA